A window of the Artemia franciscana chromosome 21, ASM3288406v1, whole genome shotgun sequence genome harbors these coding sequences:
- the LOC136040681 gene encoding proteasome adapter and scaffold protein ECM29-like, giving the protein MDDNALLERILLLISMAETDEKLEILVSRFLLPVILKLDSQEEGVRKKVLEVLVHLNKRMKSRPLLQLPMNQLVECLVKKNNSSFVKNFVLTYVKMGFPRLGPDTQVNLLPSLIKSLEEIPEKQQNGILAQIVSSFEFVKIDQDNLNNWKEKFQLHVDSDYVKILLEYCRDLLLLPYGRNNGVDDDLIIRHALEFFDAAAVAAAKSTFLNKVLPGETCPRCAGNEATHSH; this is encoded by the exons CATTACTTGAAAGAATTCTATTGCTCATAAGTATGGCTGAAACAGATGAGAAGTTAGAAATTCTTGTCTCAAGATTTCTTCTACCAGTTATTCTGAAACTTGATAGCCAAGAGGAAGGAGTAAGGAAGAAG GTACTAGAGGTTCTTGTGCATTTAAACAAACGCATGAAAAGCCGTCCACTTTTGCAGCTGCCTATGAACCAACTGGTAGAATGTCTCGTAAAGAAGAACAACTCATCCTTTGTCAAG AATTTTGTGCTTACGTACGTGAAAATGGGTTTTCCAAGACTCGGACCAGATACACAAGTGAATTTACTACCATCTTTGATCAAATCACTCGAAGAAATACCTGAAAAACAGCAGAACGG AATACTGGCTCAGATAGTGTCCAGTTTTGAATTCGTCAAAATAGACCAAGACAACCTCAATaattggaaagaaaaattccaACTTCATGTGGACTCGGATTATGTCAAAATATTATTGGAATATTGTCGTGATTTGCTCTTATTACCTTATgg CCGAAATAATGGTGTTGATGATGATCTTATTATTCGGCATGCCTTGGAATTCTTCGATGCAGCTGCTGTTGCGGCTGCAAAGTCTACTTTTTTGAACAAAGTTTTGCCTGGAGAAACTTGCCCAAGATGTGCAGGAAATGAGGCTACACATAGTCATTGA